One window of the Fusobacterium animalis 7_1 genome contains the following:
- a CDS encoding ABC transporter permease, whose product MFWRMVKGTLFRQKSKMLMIAFTVALGVSLATAMMNVMLGVGDKVNKELKTYGANITVMHKDASILDDLYGLSGESVSNKFLLESEIPKIKQIFWGFAIVDFAPYLERTGEIEGISNKVKIYGTWFAKHLVMPTGEEVDAGIKNLKTWWEIKGEWLNDDDLEGVMVGSLIAGKNNLKVGDTIEVKGTKESKKLIIKGIINSGGDDDEAIYTVLKTTQDLFGLENKITKIDVSALTTPDNDLARKAAQDPNSLTISEYETWYCTAYVSSISYQLQEVLTDSVAKPNRQVAESEGTILNKTELLMLLICILSSFASALGISNLITASVIERSQEIGLIKAIGGTNRRIILLILTEIVLTGILGGIFGYVAGLGFTQIIGKTVFSSYIEPAVIVIPIDIALVFAVTIIGSIPAIRYLLTLKPTEVLHGR is encoded by the coding sequence ATGTTTTGGAGAATGGTAAAAGGAACATTATTTAGACAGAAAAGTAAAATGCTTATGATAGCATTTACAGTGGCATTAGGAGTATCACTTGCAACAGCTATGATGAATGTTATGCTTGGAGTTGGAGATAAAGTTAATAAGGAATTAAAAACTTATGGAGCTAATATCACAGTAATGCATAAAGATGCTTCTATACTTGATGATTTATATGGTTTAAGTGGAGAAAGTGTTTCTAATAAATTTTTATTAGAATCTGAAATACCTAAAATTAAACAAATATTTTGGGGCTTTGCAATAGTTGATTTTGCCCCATATTTGGAAAGAACAGGAGAAATAGAAGGAATATCTAATAAGGTAAAAATCTATGGAACTTGGTTTGCAAAGCATTTAGTTATGCCAACAGGTGAAGAAGTTGATGCAGGTATTAAAAACTTAAAAACTTGGTGGGAAATTAAAGGTGAATGGTTAAACGATGATGATTTAGAAGGTGTTATGGTCGGAAGCCTTATAGCTGGAAAAAATAATTTAAAAGTTGGAGATACAATAGAAGTAAAAGGAACAAAAGAAAGTAAGAAACTTATTATAAAGGGTATAATAAATTCTGGTGGAGATGATGATGAAGCAATTTATACAGTTTTAAAAACTACACAAGATTTATTTGGCTTAGAAAATAAAATTACTAAGATAGATGTCTCTGCTTTGACAACTCCTGATAATGACTTAGCTAGAAAAGCTGCACAAGACCCAAATAGTTTAACTATTTCTGAATATGAAACTTGGTATTGTACTGCTTATGTTAGCTCAATAAGTTACCAATTACAAGAAGTTTTAACAGATAGTGTGGCTAAACCTAATAGACAGGTTGCAGAATCAGAAGGAACAATTTTAAATAAGACAGAGCTTTTGATGTTATTAATTTGTATTTTAAGTTCGTTTGCTTCTGCTCTTGGAATTTCAAACTTGATAACAGCTTCTGTTATTGAAAGAAGCCAAGAAATTGGATTGATAAAAGCAATAGGTGGAACAAATAGAAGAATTATTTTACTTATACTGACAGAGATAGTTTTAACAGGTATTCTGGGAGGAATATTTGGATATGTTGCTGGTTTAGGATTTACACAAATAATTGGGAAAACAGTTTTCTCATCATATATAGAACCAGCAGTTATAGTTATACCAATAGATATTGCTCTTGTATTTGCAGTTACAATAATTGGAAGTATTCCTGCAATCAGATACTTGCTAACTTTAAAACCAACAGAAGTATTACATGGAAGATAG